The genomic stretch CGTCGTCCGGTCCGCGCTCGGTCATCTCGGTCCCCGTGATCGGTGGCAGGTGGCTGCACGCACGGTAACCGCGCAACCTGGCCCGCAGGGCTGCCGGCGAGCACGATCACCTGAAGGGGCCATCACCCGCACGTGCCGGCCGGGGCTCCCCGTCGCTCGGCGTGATGGAGTCGGTCACCCGTTCGCGCGGCGGCCGGTGGCGCCGTTCCGGCACGGCCCCCTACCGTTCTCCCCGGTACGAATCCGGACACCCGGTCCGGGCAACAGAGAGTGGGCTCATGAAGATCTCGGTCATCGGCTGTGGCTACCTCGGCGCGGTGCACGCAGCGTCGATGGCTGAACTGGGCCACGACGTGGTCGGCGTCGACGTCGACCAGCCGAAGATCGAGGCGCTGCAGCAGGCGCGCGCCCCGTTCTACGAGCCCGGCTTCGAGGAGCTGCTCGGCCGCACGCTCGCGTCGGGTCGGTTGCGGTTCAGCACCGACATGGCCGACGCCGCCGAGGCCGTCGTCCACTTCGTCTGCGTGGGCACCCCGCAGAAGCGCGGCGAGTACGCCGCCGACCTGCGCTACGTGGAGTCGGCCGTCGAGGGGCTGCTGGCCGCGCTCAAGCCCGGTGACCTGGTCGCCGGCAAGTCCACCGTGCCGGTGGGCACCGCCGCCCGGCTGGCCGAGCTGGTCGAGAGCAAGGTGCCCGGCGCGATCCTGGCCTGGAACCCGGAGTTCCTCCGCGAGGGCTTCGCGGTCGAGGACACGCTGCACCCCGACCGGCTGGTCTACGGCCTGCCCGCCGGCGCCGACGGCGACACCGCCCGCGCGCTGCTGGACGAGGTGTACGCCCCGATCGTCGCCGCGCAGACCCCGCAGGTGATCACCGACTACGCCACCGCGGAGATGGTGAAGACCGCGGCCAACTCCTTCCTGGCCACCAAGATCTCCTTCATCAACGCCATGGCCGAGCTGTGCGAGGCCACCGGCGCCGACGTCAAGCAGCTGGCCGACGCCATCGGTCACGACGACCGGATCGGCCGCAAGTTCCTCAACGCCGGCCTCGGCTTCGGCGGCGGCTGCCTGCCCAAGGACATCCGTGCCTTCATGGCCCGCGCCGGGGAGCTGGGCGCCGACCAGGCGCTGACGTTCCTGCGCGAGGTCGACAACATCAACATGCGCCGCCGGATCCGGATGGTCGACCTGGCCCGCGAGGTCTGCGACGGCTCCCTGGTCGGCAAGCGCATCGCCGTGCTGGGGGCGGCGTTCAAGCCCAACTCAGACGACATCCGCGACTCGCCTGCGCTCAACGTCGCCGCCCAGCTGCAGCTGCAGGGCGCGGCGGTGCTGGTCACCGACCCGGCCGCGGGGGAGAACATCCGCCGCAGCTGGCCCCAGCTCGACGTCGCCAGCAGCGCCGAGGAGGCAGCCGACCGCGCCGACGCCGTCCTGCTGCTCACCGAGTGGCAGCAGTACAAGGACCTCGATCCGGCCGCCTTCGGCAAGGTCGTGCGGCAGAAGCGCGTGCTCGACGGCCGCAACGCCCTCGACCGCGACAGCTGGGTCGCCGCCGGCTGGACCTACCGCGCCCTGGGCCGCCGCGCCGGCTGACCTGACCGGAGCGCCTCCACTCTGGCTCGGCTGGGGTCGCGAACGGGTCACGATGTGCCTCACCAGCACCGCGGCTCCCGCTCTGCTGGCCGGGCGGCGCGTTCGGGCGTAAACGGCGCGCGCCGCTCCGTAGCTTGCGACGGCCAACCAGTGGTCGGTTGGTCGCCGACCACCGCGGTCGGTGCACCCGTGCAGCAGGAG from Modestobacter roseus encodes the following:
- a CDS encoding UDP-glucose dehydrogenase family protein → MKISVIGCGYLGAVHAASMAELGHDVVGVDVDQPKIEALQQARAPFYEPGFEELLGRTLASGRLRFSTDMADAAEAVVHFVCVGTPQKRGEYAADLRYVESAVEGLLAALKPGDLVAGKSTVPVGTAARLAELVESKVPGAILAWNPEFLREGFAVEDTLHPDRLVYGLPAGADGDTARALLDEVYAPIVAAQTPQVITDYATAEMVKTAANSFLATKISFINAMAELCEATGADVKQLADAIGHDDRIGRKFLNAGLGFGGGCLPKDIRAFMARAGELGADQALTFLREVDNINMRRRIRMVDLAREVCDGSLVGKRIAVLGAAFKPNSDDIRDSPALNVAAQLQLQGAAVLVTDPAAGENIRRSWPQLDVASSAEEAADRADAVLLLTEWQQYKDLDPAAFGKVVRQKRVLDGRNALDRDSWVAAGWTYRALGRRAG